One window of the Conexibacter sp. SYSU D00693 genome contains the following:
- a CDS encoding ATP-binding cassette domain-containing protein has translation MADHHGIDVDDLQRSFKAVRAVDGISFSIAPGEVFGFLGPNGAGKSTTVHMLTTLLPPSGGRATVGGFDVAKQGAEVRKVIGAALQEAALDPLLTGREHLRLQTALQGLPKGDRKRRAEELLDRVGLAEAADRRVGGYSGGMKRRLDLALALVHQPRILFLDEPTTGLDPQSRADLWDEVERLAREEGVTVFLTTQYLEEADALAQRIAIINRGRIVAEGTPEALKAEVGLPTLEVAPADEAQLDRLTEVLRAFGAPSSAQPGKAAVLLERGADGMADVVRRLDVEGIALATFELHAPTLDDVFLAKTGARLTEEADAPAPAEEVAA, from the coding sequence ATGGCCGACCACCACGGCATCGACGTCGATGACCTGCAGCGCTCCTTCAAGGCGGTCCGCGCCGTCGACGGCATCTCCTTCTCCATCGCGCCGGGCGAGGTCTTCGGCTTCCTCGGGCCCAACGGCGCGGGCAAGTCGACGACCGTCCACATGCTCACGACGCTGCTGCCGCCGTCGGGCGGCCGGGCGACCGTCGGCGGGTTCGACGTCGCCAAGCAGGGGGCCGAGGTCCGCAAGGTCATCGGCGCCGCGCTCCAGGAGGCGGCGCTCGACCCGCTGCTCACCGGCCGCGAGCACCTGCGCCTGCAGACCGCCCTGCAGGGCCTGCCCAAGGGCGACCGCAAGCGCCGCGCCGAGGAGCTGCTGGACCGCGTCGGGCTCGCCGAGGCGGCCGACCGCCGCGTGGGCGGCTACTCGGGCGGCATGAAGCGCCGGCTGGACCTCGCGCTCGCGCTGGTCCATCAGCCGCGCATCCTCTTCCTCGACGAGCCGACCACCGGGCTGGACCCGCAGTCGCGCGCCGACCTGTGGGACGAGGTCGAGCGCCTCGCGCGCGAGGAGGGCGTGACGGTCTTCCTGACCACGCAGTACCTCGAGGAGGCCGACGCGCTGGCCCAGCGCATCGCGATCATCAACCGCGGGCGGATCGTCGCCGAGGGCACGCCGGAGGCCCTGAAGGCCGAGGTCGGGCTGCCGACGCTCGAGGTCGCCCCCGCCGACGAGGCCCAGCTCGACCGCCTCACCGAGGTGCTGCGCGCCTTCGGCGCGCCGTCGAGCGCCCAGCCGGGCAAGGCCGCGGTCCTGCTCGAGCGCGGCGCCGACGGGATGGCCGACGTGGTGCGCCGCCTCGACGTCGAGGGCATCGCGCTGGCGACGTTCGAGCTGCACGCGCCGACGCTCGACGACGTCTTCCTGGCCAAGACCGGTGCGCGGCTGACCGAGGAGGCCGACGCGCCCGCGCCCGCCGAGGAGGTGGCGGCGTGA
- a CDS encoding oxygenase MpaB family protein, producing MASVLPDPEEYAALSPEPGGPVWRAFNDVRMLSTSGYATLLQVAHPTVGAGVHHHSSFTKDPWGRLLRTLDYVHGTIYGGPELAGTIGRRVRELHRTIRGTKADGGRYSAMEPGAFAWVHATLALAIVRGRDVFATPMTPAEKDELWTEWLGVGRLIGVRERDLPRDWAGAEAYLARTIREELEWTPAVPEVLDTIAHAKPPNVPGLPPAVWRAMRVPLAVQLRATTVGLLPDELRDRLGLTWSRRERAAFAAVASVSRASGPAVRGPLANFGPNYVRWRREALARGDVARAGSVQRSRAAAA from the coding sequence ATGGCCTCCGTGCTGCCGGACCCCGAGGAGTACGCCGCCCTCAGCCCCGAGCCGGGCGGCCCGGTCTGGCGCGCGTTCAACGACGTGCGGATGCTCTCGACGTCGGGCTACGCGACGCTGCTGCAGGTCGCCCACCCGACGGTCGGCGCCGGCGTCCACCACCACTCGTCGTTCACCAAGGACCCGTGGGGTCGCCTGCTGCGCACGCTGGACTACGTCCACGGGACGATCTACGGCGGGCCGGAGCTCGCGGGGACGATCGGGCGCCGGGTGCGCGAGCTGCACCGGACGATCCGTGGCACGAAGGCCGACGGCGGGCGCTACTCGGCCATGGAGCCGGGGGCCTTCGCGTGGGTCCACGCGACGCTCGCGCTGGCGATCGTCCGCGGCCGCGACGTCTTCGCCACGCCGATGACGCCGGCCGAGAAGGACGAGCTGTGGACGGAGTGGCTGGGCGTGGGCCGGCTCATCGGGGTGCGCGAGCGCGACCTGCCGCGCGACTGGGCGGGCGCCGAGGCCTACCTGGCGCGGACGATCCGCGAGGAGCTCGAGTGGACGCCGGCGGTCCCCGAGGTGCTCGACACGATCGCCCACGCCAAGCCGCCGAACGTGCCCGGTCTGCCGCCCGCGGTGTGGCGGGCGATGCGCGTCCCCCTGGCGGTGCAGCTGCGCGCGACCACGGTCGGCCTGCTGCCCGACGAGCTGCGCGACCGCCTCGGCCTCACGTGGTCCCGGCGCGAGCGCGCGGCGTTCGCGGCGGTGGCGTCGGTCTCGCGCGCGTCGGGCCCCGCGGTGCGGGGGCCGCTCGCGAACTTCGGGCCGAACTACGTGCGCTGGCGCCGCGAGGCGCTGGCCCGCGGCGACGTCGCACGGGCCGGGTCGGTGCAGCGGTCGCGGGCCGCCGCGGCCTAG
- a CDS encoding MarR family winged helix-turn-helix transcriptional regulator, translating to MATQERPATQPTAEDAWALVWQVFQADKSRRWKIISDFGLTPMQGMALGVLDAERPPTMSELAAHMHCDNSSLTGVVDRLEAIGVAERVPAPGDRRARCVALTAKGRELQARFREAMRPAPPHLQHLTADEAAQLHGLLRLAVDRHAAASGEDAAA from the coding sequence ATGGCGACGCAGGAGCGGCCCGCGACGCAGCCCACGGCCGAGGACGCCTGGGCGCTCGTCTGGCAGGTCTTCCAGGCCGACAAGTCGCGCCGCTGGAAGATCATCAGCGACTTCGGGCTCACCCCCATGCAGGGCATGGCCCTCGGGGTCCTCGACGCGGAGCGCCCGCCGACGATGTCCGAGCTCGCGGCGCACATGCACTGCGACAACTCCTCGCTGACGGGCGTCGTCGACCGGCTCGAGGCGATCGGCGTGGCCGAGCGCGTCCCCGCCCCGGGCGACCGCCGCGCACGCTGCGTCGCGCTGACCGCGAAGGGGCGCGAGCTCCAGGCCCGCTTCCGCGAGGCCATGCGCCCCGCCCCGCCGCACCTCCAGCACCTCACCGCCGACGAGGCCGCACAGCTCCACGGGCTCCTGCGCCTCGCGGTCGACCGCCACGCGGCGGCGTCGGGCGAGGACGCGGCGGCCTAG
- a CDS encoding dihydrofolate reductase family protein: MPKTTCHISVSLDGFVAGPDATPDEPLGRGGERLHEWALATAAWRAEHGREGGEENVDSEVIARVTTGVGACIMGRRMWDGGDGPLDPAWQGWWGDEPPFHTPVFVLTHHPREPLALTGTTFHFVDGIDAALAAAREAADDQDVMVVGGGQAVQEVLRAGELDELWLHVAPVVLSGGAPLWHGVGDPVLEPVEVLASPAVTHVRYRVGGQRRPA, encoded by the coding sequence ATGCCCAAGACCACCTGCCACATCTCCGTCTCGCTGGACGGCTTCGTCGCCGGCCCGGACGCCACCCCCGACGAGCCCCTCGGCCGGGGCGGCGAGCGCCTGCACGAGTGGGCCCTCGCCACGGCCGCCTGGCGGGCCGAGCACGGCCGCGAGGGCGGCGAGGAGAACGTCGACTCCGAGGTCATCGCGCGGGTGACGACGGGGGTCGGCGCCTGCATCATGGGCCGCCGGATGTGGGACGGCGGCGACGGCCCGCTCGACCCCGCCTGGCAGGGCTGGTGGGGCGACGAGCCCCCGTTCCACACGCCGGTCTTCGTCCTCACGCACCACCCGCGCGAGCCGCTGGCCCTCACGGGGACGACGTTCCACTTCGTCGACGGGATCGACGCCGCGCTGGCGGCGGCGCGCGAGGCCGCCGACGACCAGGACGTCATGGTCGTGGGTGGCGGCCAGGCGGTGCAGGAGGTCCTGCGCGCGGGCGAGCTCGACGAGCTGTGGCTCCACGTCGCGCCCGTGGTGCTGAGTGGCGGCGCGCCGCTCTGGCACGGGGTGGGCGATCCCGTCCTGGAGCCCGTCGAGGTCCTCGCCTCACCGGCCGTCACGCACGTGCGCTACCGGGTCGGAGGGCAGCGCCGCCCGGCGTGA